The sequence GACATATTTTCAGTACCTGGAGAGACTGTCCAAAGCTTTAATGAAATTAGTTGTTTCAGGCCCCTCTTTCTCTATATTCTCCATGAGAGAAGCCGTTGCATAAACTATATCACTTGCTGAGAACTTGTTCTTAAAGCCAAAGTGAATGCTGAAGGTCTGAACTCTTAAATCCTTCattctgcaaaattaaataaaaccactaGGGATTATTAACATTATCAGCATTATAATGAACATTGACCAGCGATCTCCTCAGACTGCTAATGTTAAGAACACAAAGACAGATCATACCCTAACATTTGCAATGCACCTAATAGTACTTTGTCAATCTAAAAAGcgtgttttttaaaacaacattacATCTTCTTCATGCTAAAATATTTGAACTTAattgaaaagtattttcagataaagcattttatttaaaacaatttacCCAAATTTGTTTGCAGATTCTTCAATCATTTCCCGaagattttctttcaaagacaTGTCCATGGAATTAAACTTCTGTTTCACTTGCTTCAAAGGCAAactaaaaacagaaggaaaaaatacattgatAGGTATGCCAGAACAAACAAATATTTTGGCTTCCTTTCATAAGACTTTCTTAATATTAGATAGTTTAGCAAGTTAAGGCTGACTAAGcttgtttgtgttcttttttctttagtcaTTGAAGAGTGGATGTGAGAAAGCACGGGATAGGTACTAACCCACTGTTCCACAAAGGCGTACAGATGAAGGATTCCTCATACACCAAGACACAAGTTGCAAAACTCAACTCAAAGAGACTCTGCAACCTACTCAGAGCTCCACAATCATATTTAAAAACTAAGATGTTGAGTACTTGCAAGCTATATTCTCAATATTTTCCCATAATTCATTGAAAAAATTATCCTTTAAACGAGCCAGATTTTTGTAACTCACCCCATGTCAGCCAGAAACTCCTGGAGCCTCTTCTGCCCTTGTACGGACCAAAGCTTAAGGCTGGCAGAGGTATACGAAGTGTTACAGAGACTTTCGTATAGAGACCAGTGCTGATAAAGTGCCAGGCGCAGACTGAACAGGAATTATGGCAAATAACTATAAACACGGATATCATTTGAAGTTACAAATAGTTACAAAACCTGCAACTAGTACGTAAGTCTTCAGTTGCTCGTATATATTGCATCTGTGTACTACATCGATACAGTTAGACACTGCAGGTGCATGTAACACAAGATGAGCAACACTGACTTGTAACTAATTCTGAAAGATTAATCTGAACTGAAGCTCCAGGAGCTATTGAAAGAGGGACTCATGTTCAACAAAGCAttcaaatttccatttcttttaatggcattctcagcagcagagatggtgctgggtgtttttttccctagataAAATCTCAATAGGGTACAAGTGGGTAGAGTTCATTTTCCCCAGATGTCATGCAAGGATACTCGTATTCAAATGCTATTCGCATGCAATCGATCGACAGAGAATTTTCTTCATCCTCATTGCGGTGGTTATGGCGAGACACGTGACGCTGTAGGATTCCAATGTCAGTCACATACTTCAttcttaaacaaaaacaaatttgttACTTCACTTTCTTCCTGTGTATTTTGTACCTGATTACGAGAACACAAAAATGCTTCTTAAAGATTATACATTGGCCAGAGACAGCAGCATGAAAACTGCAggtacagcttaaaaaaaacctaagcTGACTTGTTAAATAATGTTCTTTCAACATTCAGCCATACACCCAGGCAattaaagtgaaaacaaaaccaatacaGAGGCTGATAGACTGACCAATGAAGTTAATTACTTATTACATTTGTCTCCTTAAAAACATCAGTGTATTAGTAACAACAGAACAGCTGAATTAAACTCTACACATGTACTACTGGAATTCTGAGGGCATCTAGTAGGAAataacaaacaaggaaaaaaaaaaggagaaaaactgaaacTTGTTAACTACAACTGGAAAGGAGGCTGGAGGATACAgaacacaatttttttcctttaataaaatcGTATCAAGGTCATATTTACTTAAACTACTATTAAACACCATTTCTTCCCAGATCAGAAGTGATTGTtttataattttctgaaaaataaagttagttTAAAATTTCTAAATAGTAGAGaagtaaaatacagctttttctgatgtttattcCCATTTTTGGAAGGCATCAGATCACATGCAGTCATTAAGATAATTAATAAACAGTGACATTAAGTATCTTGTATTATTTTAATTCCCATGTATTTCCTGATCTCTATTGATTGCTATTAGTTACTTctaaaaaatacaatttaaaagatagaaagatgaataaaaaacataataaattaaaaaaaaaaaaatctttcttactgAGTGATTTTATCTTGGACCCATTGATCTGTTAGGCCGACAATAGCCCACCTAAAAttggggagggaaaaaggaaaataaaaagtttaaacaaaaaatattccaGTACAGTATATTATATTTAACTTTCTAAGTATGTAACGGAACAAGTCAGAAACACCATTCACCAACTGTACATAGAAGTTAATAGCAAAGCTATACACTATTATTGCCTCTTTAGCAGACATACACATCCAGTAACATCCTCCCTTTCCACGCAAAATCTATTGGTTCTTGTAATTAATTTACACAGATGTGTCCTCCAATTCAAGACATACATCCACTCACAAAACCAACTGGAACCTTATACTGAAATCAAATAGTTTTAGGAAATCTTGCCCCCCTTTACTATGGGTTTAATCTTCTAGAGTGTATGAAAAATGATGATGGAAACATACCACAACATGTCGTTCAAGTCTTTAGACATTACCCATGCCAGATCAAACATCACCATCGCAGACTGTAtgagggaaaagcaaaaagagaggaTAAATGAACACAAAACTCTTGCTTCATTAAGCAAACAGAACACAGTTAAATTTGCCAAGTACTAGCATGTTACTAAAGCTCTAGAAATCAAACTTGAGTCTGACAATCTGACAGCATCTTACTTTCTAAGACactaaatagaaagaaaaatattttatacagctATTTTATACAGCTCTACAATCTTGCTTTATATATAAAGCAGCActtaacaaaatataaaaataattagacaAGAGGCCAAAGGACAGAAGGAACAGTTTGATGTCCTAAGTGTTATGTTTGAAATATAGTGACACTTTGAAAGGCAAACAAGCTCCTAAAATCTTTTTGCAAGAGTATGATGTGTATAGATAAATATTTCTGTCAAGACCTAAAAAAATCACACTatcgtaatttttttttttataccagcaTTAAAGataccaaacaacaaaaatgttaagaGTTCTGGCTTGTCATTTTCCCCCACTGTTAACATTACGTTATCCACTGTGACTCACAGCTGGCTGTCAGCTGCCAGTGTTGTTTCTATGATGTATCCGATTCATCAACAACAAAATTGTACATACACAGCCAGAAAACATGGAACTGTTAAGTTAAACTACTTGGACATATATGATGCATCTTACATATAACAGTAAGATACAAAAATAACAAGATAGAACAATAGTGTTATAATGTATAGTATATTAGATAATTATAATATTGTATTAGATAATTATAACATTAGATATTATCCAATTACCACAAGCACCTTGTGAAGAGTTTATACTTACTGAGGTCCCATGGTATTCATACTGCTCATAATCAAAAAGAATTTCTCGtctaaaaaggggaaaacaaccCACATTTGACTAAGTGGTGAACTGGTCATTGGATCCAATTAAAAATAGCAGCCAGGAAtcatgaaataatatttaaatttcatttttagtaattaaaaaaaaaaaaacttgggctagaaattgtttttctgcaAGGCAATTACATTTTAGTAGCAACATGGAAACCACACTGAAGTGTACTcgaaaagtaaaaaggaaaaacttaTCAAATCACTATTCCTCAAATCCCATTTTCTAATCTGGTTTGTTCCTACTCGTTCCTATTGACAACAGTGGGATcgtaaggaagaaaacagaagcacaagTTTCACCCTAAGACAGACAACATAAGAATACTACAGCTACTTCAAAGTGAAGCAATGCACCTATTGCTACCGAAATTTATAAATTACTATTTACAACCACCCTCCATTTAAAcgttttatttttctatagtaAATATCTCTCTCCACTTTCTGAATAAAGTTAAAACTAAAGCATCTTGCAAACCAAGCAGCATAGTATCGTGTTTTTGGATTCCCAGcaagattttaataaaaaaataaaagaaagatacaagcaacataaaaaaacccccaaacccaaaactgTTAAATATACCTGCGTGCCTCCCATTCTCGCCTTTGGCGCCTTTTCATTGTTCTCTCTATTACATCCTGTAAATTAATTTACATGtcaaaaagctagaaaaaataCTCTAGTAGGTTAGCACCTATCCAGATACGTTAATAACTAAGTCTCCATTAAAGAGTTAATTAAAGTCTCCATTACAAAGAAGAATTATTCCTATTAACAACATCTAATGAGAAAACTATTATTATCAGATATTTTTTCCAAGGAACACACTTTATTAATATCATGGCATCTTTCTGTGCTAGCATTCATTTAGCTTGTCTTCACCAACAAGAGGCCCAGTGGGCAGTATTTTCCACACTAGCGACACTGCATCCTGCCATTTCATGACATAAAGATGACGCTGATGGAAAATAAAGATGAGATAATTAATGAAGCTCAGAAAAACAGGGCCTCACTGTACATTTAAACTCCATAAATAGCATCATCAGCttggaaatgcaaagaaataaaaaagatctttgtgaaatatttcataGATTGAAGAATAGCTTTTATTTATAGATTTTCCTTTCAACTTCTGGTATCTGCTTTTGATGAGTTAGCACCCTTTGTAGATTATTAGGAAAAAGCGTACAatgttaatagaaaaataatataaagtatATATTAAATCTGAGAATGTCTTTACATTTAATGGTCTCTTAATATTGCTAGCCTCGTGCCTTTGCTTCCTCGTATggtataaatagaaaatatgcTACAAATAATATAtggtaaatttaatttttcatgtctACCATAATATACTTTTGTTACTTTACTTTTACAAGGACAGACAAAATGTATTGCTAAATTATTTGTAAGCTTCTATCTTCttaaacaattattaaaaaaccaaaaagtttatATCTAAATAAGTTGTTCTGCTGGACTGAAAAGCCCAGAGCACATCATCAGAAGTAGATCTCTTCATTTCACTGATGGACAGCATTATGCATAATCAAGTTCAAAACATGTTTCTTTAtgaggagaaaatatttctgtgcagttcagataaataaacattttgtgtATGTGAAACTCTACTGCTTGTagtagattattttaaaatcttacacTTGAATTTGTGAtggaacataatttttaaaatcaagtgtCATTATTATGATGTAAAGCATATGTAAtaagtgttttattttccttcttttcacagcaaagcagcagaaacacacCTCTTCAAAACGCCTACGTTTCTCTGAAGGTTCTGACCCATCACTTTCATTCTCTGAGtcctcttcttcatcctcttcatCCCCTTCATCCCTGAAGATATCATCGTAAGCAGGAACATCGAGATCATCATCTTGTTTAACTAACAGCTTAAtctaacaaggaaaaaaagtattttaaataaactatCTTATTTAGTGattaaaaagcatttcaaatcACAAATAAGAATATTTCGTATACTTAGTAAGAGAAACTAAAAACTCATTTTGGCTGTGATTAATTCCCGGCAtaacaaaaatactgctttttaatacaaaaaatatacaaaaaaaatattatacaaaataagagtataaaaaaaaattattccttggTTACAGCATTCCTGAAAgaattatcatttttttaaagtcatgttGTCAAATAATTTGTGCAAATTGTGACTAATACATTCTAAGTGTTGCTAGATGCTGAGAGATAATACATAGTATGTTCTGGAGGATGTTTATCCTCTGATTTGTAGCAATTTGATTTACAGCAACAGGATTAACAGGTGCTCACTACTGACAATTATCACACTGCTAACACTatatattttattactgaaaacagactttttttctgatCATGTGCATTACTACTGCAAATATCCATTAATACTTCTTCCTGCCCTACTAGCAAGCAGTGTAAGTGGTTTTGCAGAACACAGAAAAGCACCACACCACCCACAACAACACTGCGCGCAGATTTTTATTATGAAAGAAAAGCATGTACCTGTGTGTCATTGTAAACATTCACTACATTGATAGGTCTGTGGCTGTCACATacgaaaaaaaaagtgtcttcttCTGGCTGCAAGATCTCCAGAAGGTCAACATTGGCACCACAATTaataagaacaaaatatttgaactgtaaaaaaaaaaaaaaaaaaagaaaaaaaaggaatgtattttACTTCAACTAGCAGGAAAcacaaaagactgaaaacaaCTTTACAAAACATCGAAAGCACTCATCATTGCCAAAACTTGTATGTACTTTCTGATATTTGATgtctctgaggaggaaaaaaatttgtaAGACAAACCAGCAAATTTGGAGACGTTGGACATCTAATACCACCACCTTTTATATCTCAAAATCTGTGCAGACTTAATTTGAATCTATCAAAATTATAGCATGTTAGTTTGAGCTGGTGTAAAAAACTTGACAAGTTTGTTACCAGTATATTAAAATTTAACCACTGTTTTGAGGTAACCAGTTACAGTAATTAGTTTAAGAGCTGACATTTTAAGCTGGCGAAAGGGAAGTACATGTCTGTATAAAATGAgctgcaacttaaaaaaaaaaatccagttttttTTTACCTGATCTTTATGCTCAAGAAATGCAGTTTCAAGCTCTTGCCATCCAGATACTGGGACAAGCGTGTATTGCACATGATCACATTGAAACAAAGCCTGCAATGAAGCAAATGGCTGTTAGCAAAGGTGAGGGGAAACATCTTCTACAATGCTAtaccatgctatgattctgttTCATACAGATCTTTTATCTTGAAGACATCTCAAATGACAAAGCTACATGAATTTTGTGACTATGATTTACCAATTTTCAGTGTCATAACTCATGGAAAAAGTAAGTTACAAAAGCAGATTAAACCTTCACCTTTTCCCCAGTTCAAACCTATTAAAAGGATACAagggcattttttcttttactattagCCTATAGTGGTAATGAACAAAGACTTACTTGGAGTATTTTACAAGCACATAATGCATCTACATCTGAAGCAACCAGAAGAAGAACACGCTGCAAAAATAGTAGAAAAACAGTATTAATATGTTAACACAGGTGACAAATCTAATGCACTGGTACATGAAATGCGTAGATCACTGTGAGACTAGGAAGTGACAAATTTAGGTAGAGATCATTATAATCATAAACCAGGATTGCTTCTGAATGGACACTGCAACCAAAATTAACTGATTTGGATCCCAGTAAATATGAATAAACAACTCCACACACCCAAAAATATGTCAGCTGCTTTGAGGAAACATAGTTATTCAGGCTCCTACGAACAGCACATAGTTTCGAAGGGTCAAACCTAGTCAGCCCTGCAGCTATTTTCATCGTGCCTAGAAAGGCCTAAGTTTTCAGGATGGGATCTGGAAGAGTTTTGACTGAAGCAAAATCAGGAGCAAGGCAACTCCTGAAATAACCTTGATTTAGGCAAAACAATATATCTTGTGGgctttttggttgggttttttttgcttttttttttttttagattttgctCACGGCTGGAGGAGTTGAGggaaatactttcatttgcacaatCTATAACGTAGTTTCTCGGGTAGAAATACTAAAAGACTGTCCAGCAGAAGCTTTATCACTTCAATGTACGCTCTAAACAAAGTTACACAAACCCTGAGTAAAGCATGAAAGTAGCCACCCCGCCTTGCTGTAAGAGACTGCAAGAGAAACCTCAAAGAAGAGAGAATACAGGATTCAGTGTCTAGGCAAACAGCAGCACAATGGTTAAAaagatataaatgaaaaaaaaaaggacacctGGGCCCCACCGCCCCCGCGCCCGCGCCCGGGCGGTACCGGAGCCCCTCAGCCGCCAGAGCGGGGAGGCCCCGTCGACGTGCCCGCTCCGTGAGGCGGCGGGGGACGCCGAGCCCCAGAAAAGCGGCCTGAGGGGAGTGAGCCCCGCCGCCACCGGTGCCCGGGtggcgccgcgcccgccgcccgcccgcccgcacctGGCTGACGATCGCCTCATAGAACTCCCGGCGGCAGTCGGAGACGAACATGGCGACAGCGCGAGCGGCGGGGAAACAGCAAAGCCACCGGCCGCCCCCACTCGAACTGGGCGCCAAATCAGCACCGCGTCCCATTGGTTGGCTCCTCACGGCGCGCTGGCCA comes from Larus michahellis chromosome 13, bLarMic1.1, whole genome shotgun sequence and encodes:
- the CDC45 gene encoding cell division control protein 45 homolog — translated: MFVSDCRREFYEAIVSQRVLLLVASDVDALCACKILQALFQCDHVQYTLVPVSGWQELETAFLEHKDQFKYFVLINCGANVDLLEILQPEEDTFFFVCDSHRPINVVNVYNDTQIKLLVKQDDDLDVPAYDDIFRDEGDEEDEEEDSENESDGSEPSEKRRRFEEDVIERTMKRRQRREWEARRREILFDYEQYEYHGTSSAMVMFDLAWVMSKDLNDMLWWAIVGLTDQWVQDKITQMKYVTDIGILQRHVSRHNHRNEDEENSLSIDCMRIAFEYDLRLALYQHWSLYESLCNTSYTSASLKLWSVQGQKRLQEFLADMGLPLKQVKQKFNSMDMSLKENLREMIEESANKFGMKDLRVQTFSIHFGFKNKFSASDIVYATASLMENIEKEGPETTNFIKALDSLSRGNLDKLHQGLDLAKKQLRAIQQTVASCICTNLVISQGPFLYCSLMEGTPDVKLFSKPVSLCLLSKYLLKSFVCSTKNKRCKLLPLVMAAPMDVEQGTVIMVGIPPETESSDKKNFFGRAFEKAADSTNSRTLHNHFDMSIIELKTEDRSKFLDALISLLS